A window of Spirochaetota bacterium contains these coding sequences:
- the rsmG gene encoding 16S rRNA (guanine(527)-N(7))-methyltransferase RsmG has product MHNSNSGIIPQEINRKLQEYAQLIHEYNKNTNITGLKDSESIYKELIMGSITPLMHVDVPRGTNFIDIGTGAGIPGIPLLLYFGGNMKGVLVDSNNKKIKFLLNAIETLGITNIVTVIQGRVEEIAKEKAYRDNFDFAVARAFAHPLMALEYGLPFVKQGGWMYIYYALNVYEMRIQNNKIVSTDKEIIVEYSDNKQHEANNFAKNDMATLIHYLKKHAHNLGGHMATLEEARKLKLYEGLIFMKDRYTPASYPRKHALVKREVANVRDISS; this is encoded by the coding sequence CATAATTCAAATTCCGGCATCATACCCCAGGAAATAAACAGAAAGCTGCAGGAATATGCACAGCTTATACATGAGTATAATAAAAATACTAATATTACAGGATTAAAAGATAGTGAATCTATTTATAAAGAACTCATCATGGGGAGCATAACGCCTTTAATGCATGTAGATGTTCCACGTGGAACAAATTTTATAGATATAGGCACAGGTGCAGGGATACCGGGAATCCCGCTATTGCTGTATTTTGGCGGGAATATGAAAGGTGTTTTAGTAGATTCAAATAATAAAAAAATTAAATTCCTGTTGAATGCAATAGAAACATTGGGAATAACTAATATAGTTACGGTAATTCAGGGCAGGGTAGAAGAAATAGCAAAAGAAAAAGCATATAGGGATAATTTTGATTTTGCTGTTGCCCGTGCTTTTGCTCACCCGCTTATGGCACTGGAGTATGGACTGCCCTTTGTGAAGCAAGGGGGGTGGATGTATATATATTATGCTCTTAATGTGTATGAAATGAGAATACAAAATAATAAGATAGTGTCTACTGATAAAGAGATAATAGTAGAGTATAGTGATAATAAACAACATGAAGCAAATAATTTTGCAAAAAATGATATGGCAACATTAATTCACTATTTAAAAAAGCACGCACATAATCTTGGCGGACATATGGCTACGCTTGAAGAAGCAAGAAAATTGAAACTATATGAAGGTTTAATCTTTATGAAAGATAGGTACACGCCTGCAAGCTATCCACGAAAACATGCTCTTGTAAAAAGGGAAGTTGCGAATGTAAGGGATATAAGTTCATGA